In Paramormyrops kingsleyae isolate MSU_618 chromosome 13, PKINGS_0.4, whole genome shotgun sequence, a single window of DNA contains:
- the c13h15orf39 gene encoding uncharacterized protein C15orf39 homolog encodes MMSSKPASNCRDLVAHGKMPRLQKSVGDPVLPGFPSSQSLPRYAHEEPTNYSGAYYSMCLGGQERRDLSAHWNPSRTCMQSGRNPIFFPSSANRALPNHILHRTEHMAFPVEKSPPMEQKELAAQQKMPFYDRSPEKLSPGVPRVHTPVAVKKTNVEGTNVSPQTETSVGLAIPKPVYGRNVCCAELGCSSGPSYSTERGDARIHPPFCDEEWMLQCSPLSILQRKDQEALMQRKVLELEHSRRQSLKEAQLDGYLPMRPTGPTRMPAFAEQNYSRFPYADSAHSMLAPPGQPYHRLPSKMYHSLPSSIPCTYEEMQLSALPHSGVSSKLYPDHTPPAPSHPQCPPHPAFYYPQGGTKVANSAQYSDRGGSNRQDPLGSISKQHIQNPSGPYRVPHSVFSNIPAPCPITQQSHSFVQHCEVPPYQLYKTHTSPGQKRAFSDGPGSTVSFAEQLEDYSLLKAQLQSPSRALCGQGFGSSAFHPVLPRFDHGSDSQESIVVLDGGLSRAQVTAPHSIVSQHRGERAVTDLINGDSGPHPSCVRVYTNEQSSETSRAVSSESHTLNQKEDNGLFDVQSPRKPDEDDQKLVDGPSSPPMPVINNVFSLAPYKAYLEATGMLSAPNVPDRGDPELGTSRIQPDIQINERDAQQASMPKDVLISFGNSWSSQEEAVNIRESKKIKVEPNEEEVTNDSFKTDQTSYQGVHCGLQEICKEEPDVRTSSSSPDDDVLDLSVKKSDSHESSCKLQTLTGGSEDMGPSSEGHGTAGACEVDKNPALMQTPPKPSTPPFSPSDKKFRFQHIPPEYLKLSAFKIVVPDTLRAPCSNTTDLPSDSKGLEGTKPLPKPNSHLDSSRRPRHHFMELHQSLCRLISRSVSHTPELDLRAWFDNKDRGLSAPSHTKTQRVSCLLGVEVRDLWLKCNDTAAVFHQVIRHMESFVSNCRCPFPHVVRAGMLFIPMLIVKESLFPQVPGAFIDQVLQERRVELRPTTLSEERHLAQLQKRACSSKLRRLLSLKHLPEVYPDVLNLFYHVCVSKRLGTELGDSMKKEPSRGKDTDMSCRSHVRTGCGTPSSSEKLNNSASLKKRKRNGRRMSDSKRLFSGENIQQKNNAEPSGKFENWSIVSSFCENGDSTQSTCEEGMENIQIKVEEESSDLEQAVEGKPDKAWGPVMSDEVSSGDSDMENDRTSTISERSQSSDSTKPSTSSRVRSGMILKLRKVLFDTGSGKYDSGFQPICDTGHCGQSGINARKIIGEQGRHQERSQRIRAGEAQDERGLPPGATGYTYSSSKAMQHHRSKKSLCMSRPLVQVKYCSYLSSGHNKQHRRWVLRSAVRTARRAIKNHYPELVGKRICHLYEEKDKSEVWYKGQVVRIHEPHPNPLKTVFEVKYDSEPEWQYYLELLMDYKKGWLKVED; translated from the exons ATGATGAGCAGCAAACCAGCCTCCAACTGCAGGGACCTTGTGGCCCATGGAAAGATGCCAAGGCTACAGAAATCTGTAGGGGACCCAGTTCTTCCTGGGTTTCCCTCATCACAAAGTCTGCCCAGATATGCTCATGAGGAACCTACAAACTACAGTGGGGCTTACTATTCCATGTGCCTCGGTGGGCAAGAGAGGAGGGACCTTTCAGCCCATTGGAATCCTTCAAGGACTTGTATGCAAAGTGGCAGAAATCCTATATTTTTCCCTTCAAGTGCAAACAGGGCATTACCCAATCACATCCTTCATAGGACCGAGCATATGGCCTTCCCTGTGGAGAAAAGCCCTCCTATGGAACAAAAAGAGCTTGCAGCACAACAAAAGATGCCATTTTATGACAGAAGCCCTGAGAAGCTCAGTCCAGGTGTACCCAGGGTCCACACGCCTGTTGCTGTGAAAAAGACAAATGTGGAAGGTACAAATGTTTCTCCTCAAACTGAAACCTCCGTTGGCCTAGCTATCCCTAAGCCTGTTTATGGTCGCAATGTCTGCTGTGCAGAACTTGGATGTTCTTCAGGACCATCCTACAGCACGGAGCGTGGAGATGCAAGGATCCATCCCCCTTTCTGTGACGAGGAGTGGATGCTACAGTGTAGTCCTCTGTCAATCCTGCAAAGGAAAGATCAGGAAGCACTGATGCAGCGAAAGGTCCTGGAGCTGGAACACAGTCGGAGGCAATCATTAAAGGAAGCCCAGTTAGATGGCTACCTTCCCATGAGACCCACAGGCCCAACTAGGATGCCAGCTTTTGCAGAACAAAACTACAGTCGTTTTCCATATGCAGACTCGGCCCACTCTATGCTAGCCCCCCCCGGACAGCCATATCATCGATTACCTTCCAAAATGTACCACAGCCTGCCATCGTCTATTCCATGCACCTATGAAGAGATGCAACTCTCAGCCCTTCCACACTCTGGTGTCTCCTCCAAATTGTACCCAGACCACACTCCTCCTGCTCCAAGCCATCCACAATGTCCCCCACATCCTGCTTTTTATTATCCCCAGGGAGGAACAAAAGTTGCCAACAGTGCTCAATATTCTGACAGGGGTGGGAGTAATCGGCAGGACCCTTTGGGCTCCATAAGCAAGCAGCACATCCAGAATCCTTCAGGGCCATATCGTGTACCTCATTCAGTTTTTAGTAATATTCCAGCTCCTTGTCCTATCACTCAGCAAAGTCATTCATTTGTTCAACATTGTGAAGTTCCACCGTATCAACTTTACAAAACTCATACAAGCCCAGGACAGAAGAGAGCATTTTCTGATGGGCCAGGCTCTACTGTGTCATTCGCTGAACAGCTAGAGGACTATTCTTTACTAAAAGCACAACTACAGTCTCCCTCAAGGGCACTTTGTGGACAAGGGTTTGGCTCCAGTGCGTTCCATCCTGTACTGCCTCGGTTTGATCATGGAAGTGACAGCCAGGAGTCTATAGTTGTACTGGATGGTGGACTGAGTAGGGCACAAGTGACGGCTCCTCACAGCATTGTTAGCCAGCATCGGGGTGAGAGAGCTGTAACCGATTTGATTAATGGTGACTCAGGCCCTCACCCTTCATGTGTCAGAGTTTATACCAATGAACAGTCATCTGAAACAAGCCGTGCTGTCTCTTCTGAATCGCATACCCTAAATCAGAAAGAGGACAATGGTTTGTTTGATGTGCAGAGTCCTAGGAAACCAGATGAAGATGACCAGAAACTCGTAGATGGACCTTCATCACCTCCAATGCCGGTTATTAACAATGTGTTTAGTTTGGCCCCTTATAAAGCTTACCTGGAAGCAACAGGAATGCTGTCTGCACCAAATGTGCCTGACCGTGGTGATCCAGAATTGGGTACAAGCAGAATACAACCTGATATACAGATCAATGAGAGAGATGCACAGCAAGCTTCAATGCCTAAAGATGTATTAATTTCCTTTGGTAACTCATGGTCTTCTCAAGAGGAGGCAGTCAATATAAGGGaatccaaaaaaataaaagttgaGCCAAATGAAGAGGAAGTTACAAATGACTCGTTTAAAACCGATCAGACTAGTTATCAGGGAGTGCATTGCGGGCTCCAGGAGATCTGTAAAGAAGAACCTGATGTACGGACTAGCTCAAGCTCCCCAGATGATGATGTGCTTGATCTAAGTGTGAAGAAGAGTGACTCCCATGAATCCTCTTGCAAGCTCCAAACGTTAACCGGTGGTTCAGAGGATATGGGACCCTCCTCAGAGGGTCATGGAACAGCAGGTGCTTGTGAGGTGGACAAAAACCCTGCACTTATGCAGACGCCCCCAAAACCTTCAACGCCACCCTTCAGCCCCTCAGACAAAAAGTTTCGCTTTCAGCACATTCCACCTGAATATCTTAAACTATCTGCTTTCAAGATTGTTGTGCCAGACACACTTAGGGCTCCTTGCAGTAATACCACAGACTTACCCTCAGACTCCAAGGGCCTTGAGGGCACAAAGCCACTACCGAAGCCCAATTCCCATTTGGACAGCTCCAGACGCCCTCGCCACCATTTTATGGAACTGCATCAGTCACTCTGCAGGCTCATCTCCAGGTCTGTCTCCCATACCCCAGAACTGGACCTCAGAGCCTGGTTTGACAATAAAGATCGAGGGTTGTCTGCTCCATCTCACACAAAGACCCAGAGGGTCTCCTGTCTCCTGGGAGTAGAAGTCAGGGATTTATGGCTTAAGTGTAATGACACTGCTGCAGTGTTCCACCAGGTCATCCGTCACATGGAGAGCTTTGTTTCGAACTGCCGGTGTCCTTTTCCTCATGTTGTCCGAGCTGGGATGCTATTCATCCCCATGCTCATTGTGAAGGAGAGCCTCTTCCCCCAGGTGCCTGGTGCCTTCATTGACCAGGTACTGCAGGAGCGCCGGGTTGAGCTGCGACCCACCACACTCTCGGAGGAGCGCCACCTAGCCCAGCTCCAGAAGCGGGCCTGCTCCTCCAAGCTCCGAAGGCTTCTGTCCCTCAAACACTTGCCTGAAGTTTACCCAGACGTGCTGAACCTTTTCTACCATGTGTGTGTCAGCAAACGCTTGG ggacAGAACTCGGAGACTCTATGAAAAAAGAGCCATCTCGGGGAAAAGATACTGATATGTCCTGTCGGTCCCATGTCAGGACAGGCTGCGGGACACCAAGTTCTTCTGAGAAGTTGAACAACTCAGCTTCTCTTAAAAAACGGAAAAGAAATGGAAGGAGAATGAGTGACTCAAAAAGGCTGTTCTCTGGGGAGAATATACAACAGAAGAATAATGCTGAACCTTCTGGAAAATTTGAGAACTGGAGTATTGTGAGCTCCTTCTGTGAGAATGGGGACAGCACGCAGAGCacctgtgaagaaggcatggAGAACATACAGATCAAGGTGGAGGAGGAATCCTCTGATCTGGAGCAGGCTGTGGAGGGGAAGCCCGACAAGGCATGGGGCCCCGTGATGTCCGATGAGGTTTCTTCAGGAGACAGTGACATGGAGAATGATAGAACCTCCACTATATCAGAGCGCAGCCAGTCCTCTGATTCCACTAAGCCATCAACAAGTTCAAGGGTCCGTTCTGGAATGATTCTGAAGTTGAGGAAGGTTCTATTTGATACAGGTTCTGGTAAGTATGATTCTGGGTTCCAGCCCATTTGTGACACGGGACATTGTGGACAGTCTGGAATCAACGCGAGGAAGATAATAGGTGAACAAGGACGACACCAAGAACGCTCTCAAAGGATTAGAGCCGGGGAGGCCCAAGATGAGAGGGGACTCCCCCCAGGAGCCACAGGGTACACATACAGCTCCTCCAAGGCCATGCAGCACCACAGATCCAAAAAGTCCCTGTGCATGAGCCGGCCCCTAGTGCAGGTAAAGTACTGTTCCTACCTATCCAGTGGGCACAACAAGCAGCACAGGAGGTGGGTGCTGCGCTCAGCTGTGCGAACCGCACGGCGAGCCATAAAGAACCACTACCCTGAGCTGGTGGGCAAGAGAATCTGCCACTTGTATGAGGAGAAGGACAAATCGGAGGTATGGTACAAGGGGCAGGTGGTGAGGATTCATGAGCCCCACCCTAACCCGCTAAAGACAGTCTTTGAAGTGAAATATGATAGTGAGCCAGAATGGCAGTACTACCTGGAGCTGCTCATGGACTACAAGAAAGGCTGGCTTAAGGTGGAGGACTAA